A stretch of the Actinomycetota bacterium genome encodes the following:
- the recO gene encoding DNA repair protein RecO — translation MSLYKTQGIVLKSIKLGEADKIITIYTNSRGKISAVAKGIRRTTSKFGSRLEPFTHVDLLVYQGRNLDTVAQAEIVSSFKDIRDDLEKVEYGLAMLDLVDKIAPEGEKDSQLFEFLLNVLGTLARIKANFRLLLIAFDIQLMSISGFHPSLFNCVICGRHLSASSSRAKFSCELGGIMCMRCNHADLNAIPISSQSIDMLNRLLFMDIEEISGI, via the coding sequence GGATAAAATAATTACAATTTACACCAATTCTCGAGGTAAAATAAGTGCAGTGGCAAAGGGCATTCGAAGAACGACCAGTAAGTTTGGCAGTAGACTCGAACCTTTCACTCATGTAGATCTACTGGTATATCAGGGAAGGAATTTGGATACCGTCGCTCAAGCGGAGATCGTCTCCTCCTTCAAGGATATCCGAGACGATTTAGAGAAGGTGGAATATGGTCTGGCCATGCTCGACTTGGTTGACAAAATCGCTCCCGAGGGGGAGAAAGATAGTCAGCTTTTTGAGTTTCTCCTCAACGTTTTGGGAACTCTCGCGAGAATTAAAGCGAACTTTCGACTCCTCCTCATCGCCTTCGATATTCAACTCATGTCCATTTCAGGGTTTCATCCCAGTCTCTTTAATTGTGTTATTTGCGGGAGACACTTAAGTGCATCAAGCTCGAGGGCCAAATTTAGTTGCGAATTAGGTGGTATAATGTGCATGAGATGCAACCACGCCGATTTAAATGCCATTCCAATTTCTTCTCAATCCATCGATATGCTCAATCGATTGCTTTTCATGGATATCGAGGAGATATCGGGGATTG